The following proteins come from a genomic window of Aquimarina sp. MAR_2010_214:
- a CDS encoding PKD domain-containing protein, producing the protein MNKIIYILSIFCLFGCAKEEAIPVITDFEFEVFNDDFSIPVQVVFFNRTKGGEDYEWTFEGGVPSRSVNRNPGVIQYDAKGVYSIELTATNQDGSQDTKVLEIKIDDPVIVDFEMTNQVDTFSPAKYTFQNKSSGADSFSWTFEGGIPANSTKRDPGEVVFTEPGNHVIRLEIGNGRETYDLQKSITVAPFLISDFEYQITFADDDFQIPARVQFQNNSISATSYQWTFGGAATSSSIEENPEIIFTQEGIQTIRLTASNGKETKTITKQIEFFKNTNLRELNDIKFGINTAHAGNTRGSFYNIAERKLYTANEITPDIGPLVDLVFFGLSSTFNRNRFVSPDQLSGTTFDELQNPKNTIFINSQELCNCSASLTPAQFDTMQDDSLLKNLVITETPGGLQDFNNTMVPRIVLFQTKEGKKGAIKIKSFVDDGQNSYILVDIKVQKE; encoded by the coding sequence ATGAATAAAATAATATACATACTATCTATATTTTGTCTTTTTGGTTGTGCCAAAGAAGAGGCAATACCTGTTATTACTGATTTTGAATTTGAGGTTTTTAATGATGATTTTTCAATACCAGTACAGGTTGTTTTTTTTAATAGAACAAAAGGAGGAGAAGATTATGAATGGACTTTTGAAGGAGGAGTGCCTTCTAGATCTGTAAATCGTAACCCGGGAGTTATACAGTATGATGCAAAGGGAGTGTATTCTATTGAACTTACAGCAACTAATCAGGATGGATCCCAAGACACAAAAGTTTTAGAAATTAAAATTGATGACCCTGTAATTGTAGATTTTGAAATGACAAATCAGGTAGATACTTTTTCTCCGGCCAAGTACACCTTTCAAAATAAATCATCAGGAGCTGATAGTTTTTCCTGGACTTTTGAAGGAGGAATTCCTGCAAATTCTACCAAACGTGATCCAGGAGAGGTAGTATTTACAGAGCCCGGAAACCATGTAATTAGATTAGAGATAGGTAATGGACGAGAAACATATGATTTACAAAAAAGTATTACTGTTGCTCCATTTTTGATATCAGACTTCGAGTATCAAATAACTTTTGCAGATGATGACTTTCAAATTCCGGCTCGTGTACAATTTCAAAATAATTCAATTAGTGCTACCTCATATCAATGGACTTTTGGTGGAGCTGCAACTTCTTCTTCCATAGAAGAAAATCCAGAGATAATATTTACTCAAGAAGGAATTCAAACAATTAGACTAACAGCTTCTAACGGAAAAGAGACAAAGACCATAACCAAGCAAATTGAATTTTTTAAAAACACAAATCTTAGAGAATTAAATGATATAAAGTTTGGGATTAATACAGCTCATGCGGGAAATACAAGAGGTAGTTTTTATAATATAGCAGAACGCAAGCTATATACAGCTAATGAAATTACACCAGATATTGGACCACTTGTAGATCTTGTGTTTTTTGGTTTGAGTAGTACATTTAACCGCAATCGGTTTGTGAGTCCTGATCAATTATCAGGAACTACTTTTGATGAACTACAAAACCCTAAAAACACAATTTTTATTAATTCTCAGGAATTATGCAATTGTTCTGCTTCATTAACACCAGCACAGTTTGATACTATGCAGGATGATTCGTTGCTAAAGAATTTGGTGATCACAGAAACTCCTGGAGGGTTGCAGGATTTTAATAATACAATGGTGCCAAGAATTGTTCTTTTTCAGACTAAAGAAGGAAAAAAAGGAGCTATTAAGATTAAGAGTTTTGTTGACGATGGACAAAATTCTTATATCCTGGTGGATATAAAAGTTCAAAAAGAGTAA